In a single window of the Zonotrichia leucophrys gambelii isolate GWCS_2022_RI chromosome 2, RI_Zleu_2.0, whole genome shotgun sequence genome:
- the LOC135443247 gene encoding interferon alpha-inducible protein 27-like protein 2B has product MSDQNVRNAGFTPSGITGGSLASSLMSQEARASGGGVPSGGPTSTLQEMGARGTTHSSGYTSSGISGGSRASDTMSKEATAHGGGVPRGGTTSTVQSISMGGKGGRR; this is encoded by the exons ATGTCTGACCAGAACGTCCGCAACGCTGGCTTCACTCCCTCTGGGATCACAGGAGGATCCCTTGCTTCATCATTGATGTCCCAAGAAGCCAGAGCCTCTGGGGGAGGTGTGCCTTCTGGTGGCCCCACTTCTACTCTCCAGGAAATGG GTGCCAGGGGCACAACCCACTCATCAGGTTACACCAGCAGCGGGATCTCTGGTGGATCCAGGGCCTCTGACACAATGTCCAAGGAGGCCACAGCTCATGGAGGTGGAGTTCCCAGGGGAGGCACAACTTCCACTGTCCAGTCCATCT CCATGGGTGGAAAAGGAGGCAGACGCtga